A stretch of DNA from Erwinia aphidicola:
TGCCAGGTGGTGAGGGGTGACCGCCATACCCAGCGGCGCGATATTGCTTTGATTCATTCCATTCTCGTCGTCCAGATTACTGATAGCTTAATATAAGCAATAGCCGTTCCAGTTTGCCGGATGATGGACGCAGGGAATTGAAAAACTGTCGGTCAGCACCGGTTTTAACAATAAATGTTTAGTGCGCCGCGCTACAGACGGGCACGTTATTTGTATATCATCCAGACCGTGAAACAAAAGTTACAGGGCAGAAGCCATGAAGCAGCTTGATGAACGCCTGCGCAGCCATTACGCACAGCTGTCGCCGCAGGAACAGCGTATCGCCGATTTTGCCTTTGACCATTTCGACGATCTGATCAGCTATAACAGCGCGGAGCTGGCGCGCCTGAGTGGGGTCTCGAAGGCTACGGTCAGCCGCCTGTTTAAGCGCTTGGGCTATGAAAAATATAAGGATATGCGCGACGAGCTGCGTACCCTGCGCCAGAGTGGGATGCCGCTGACCGACAACCGCGATGCAGTGCAGGGCAACACGCTGCTGGCGCGCCACTACAAGCAGGAGATGGCCAACCTCACCCAGTGGGTTAACGCTATCGATACCGGGCAGTTGGGAGAGGTGGTGCAGGCGTTGTCCAACAGTAAACGCATTTTTATCATTGGCTTACGTAACGCGTATCCGGTGGCGTTGCACCTGCGACAGCAGCTGCTTCAGGCCCGCGCTCAGGTGCACTTACTGCCGCAGCCGGGCCAGACGCTTGCCGAGGAGCTGGTGGATCTCACGCCCGACGATCTGGTGGTGGTGATGGCTTTCCGCCGCCGTCCGCGCATCATCCGCCCGCTGCTGCAGCAGCTGCAGCAGAGCGGCATCCCAACGCTGGCGCTGTGCGAGCCGCAGGCGCAGGGCGTCATTGCTCTGGCGCGCTGGCAGCTCTGCGCCCCGCTCGACAGCGTTTCGGCGTTTGACAGCTACGCCGCGGCCAACAGCCTGATCAACCTGCTGGCGAATGCGGTGCTGCATGAACTGTTAAGCGATGGCCGCCAGCGCATTCATCAGATCGCCGACCTCTACAGCCAGCTGGATGAACTGGAACAGCGCTAATGGGGCACTGTTTTGGTGCTTTGCATGATTTTGGGGCGCGCCATCGCGCCCCATTTTATTCCCCATCTCCTGCCTCTGCCCACCTGTTAATCCGCCGTGTCTTCCGTGTTTTTGTTGGCTAATTGCAGGCGAATAAACGCTTTTCCCTCTCCGCTTATCGCTTAAGACCAAAAATTTATGCAGTGTGCCGCGCGCTGGCACATTAGTTGCAAATAAATTCTTTAAGAATCTTTCGTTTCATGATGTATTAACCGGGGAAGTGAAGATGAAAAAAGGTTTACTCGCATTACTGGCTGGCGCCGTGCTGTTCACTCAGACCACCGTGGCGCATGCCGACCAGCTGCAGGATATTGAAAAGCGCGGCGTTATTCGTATCGCCGTGCCGCAGGACTTCCCACCGTTTGGTTCGGTCGGTACCGATTTACAGCCGCAGGGCTACGACATTGATATGGCGAAGTATCTGGCGAAGCAGATGAAACTTAAGTTGCAGCTGGTGCCGGTCACCAGCGCTAACCGCGTTCCCTATCTGCAAACGAATAAGGTGGATTTGGTCATCTCCAGCCTTGGTAAAAACCCGGAGCGCGAGAAAGTGATCGACTTCAGCCGCGCCTATGCGCCGTTCTTCCTGGGCGTATTTGGCCCGAAAGATGGCACGTTGAAAGATGCCGCCGAGCTGAGCGGCAAATCCATCGGTGTGACGCGTGGCGCGGTGGAAGATATGGTGCTGACCGGTATTGCGCCGAAAGACGCTGAGGTGAAGCGTTATGAAGATAACAACACCACGCTCTCCGCTTATCTGTCAGGGCAGGTGCAGTACGTGGCGACCGGTAACCTGGTGGTGGCCGCGATTTCCCGCCAGAACGCCGACAAAGCGCCGGTGGCAAAATTTATGCTGAAAGACTCACCGTGCTTTATTGGCATGAAGAAAGAAGAACCGGCCCTGAAGGCCAAAGTTGATGCGCTGATCGAGCAGGCGATTCAGGACAAAACTCTGAACGGCCTCTCTGAACAGTGGTTGAAAGCACCGCTGCCGGCTGACCTCGGCGCGTAAGGGCAGACTGATGATGGGGCAACTGAATTTTCCTGCACTGTGGCCCTACTGGCCGGAACTGATTTCCGGCCTGTGGGTGACTATCCAGCTTACGGTAATGGCAACGGTAGGCGGCGTGACGCTGGGGATCTTTGGCGCTGCGCTGCGCAGCGGCAAACCGACGGTGCTCAACCGCATTTGGGGTGTCTACGTTGAGCTGATCCGCAACACGCCGTTTGTGGTGCAGCTATTTTTTATCGTGTTTGGCTTGCCCAATCTCGGCCTGAAACTGACGGCGGGCGAAGC
This window harbors:
- the hpxU gene encoding MurR/RpiR family transcriptional regulator HpxU, with translation MKQLDERLRSHYAQLSPQEQRIADFAFDHFDDLISYNSAELARLSGVSKATVSRLFKRLGYEKYKDMRDELRTLRQSGMPLTDNRDAVQGNTLLARHYKQEMANLTQWVNAIDTGQLGEVVQALSNSKRIFIIGLRNAYPVALHLRQQLLQARAQVHLLPQPGQTLAEELVDLTPDDLVVVMAFRRRPRIIRPLLQQLQQSGIPTLALCEPQAQGVIALARWQLCAPLDSVSAFDSYAAANSLINLLANAVLHELLSDGRQRIHQIADLYSQLDELEQR
- a CDS encoding transporter substrate-binding domain-containing protein, which translates into the protein MKKGLLALLAGAVLFTQTTVAHADQLQDIEKRGVIRIAVPQDFPPFGSVGTDLQPQGYDIDMAKYLAKQMKLKLQLVPVTSANRVPYLQTNKVDLVISSLGKNPEREKVIDFSRAYAPFFLGVFGPKDGTLKDAAELSGKSIGVTRGAVEDMVLTGIAPKDAEVKRYEDNNTTLSAYLSGQVQYVATGNLVVAAISRQNADKAPVAKFMLKDSPCFIGMKKEEPALKAKVDALIEQAIQDKTLNGLSEQWLKAPLPADLGA